In Clostridium sp. JN-1, one genomic interval encodes:
- a CDS encoding 2-dehydropantoate 2-reductase N-terminal domain-containing protein, with the protein MKIMILGLGVIGTTYGYIFQKAGFETEHFVREERRHNVPEIIKIKLLDGRNKKTQQVEDIYKVKNAEPNSEYDFILVSISSNKLEAAIRTLNDNNISGTILLFNGVWQNKSQIENIMGCRKYILGYPVAGGKMDLKNGILDCVIFDRFMLEREAKTNVENYNNILKVFEKSAIKAEYPYDMLEWIWIHMALNAGVISTAAKYGNINDPTGAARTLMESTKALKETILSIREAMNIIKTRGVKLKNYRNELLSYYMPSNIAAILMKKMFKTNELSRKIMELHSNKNDLFYVCSNVYNTGKQNNVSSVNLYNNYEMYISHLLTNIDA; encoded by the coding sequence ATGAAAATTATGATATTAGGTTTGGGGGTTATAGGAACAACTTATGGATACATATTTCAGAAGGCTGGATTTGAAACAGAACATTTTGTCCGTGAAGAAAGAAGGCATAATGTACCAGAAATAATTAAGATAAAATTATTAGATGGAAGAAATAAAAAGACACAACAAGTTGAGGACATATATAAAGTAAAGAACGCTGAACCTAACTCTGAATATGATTTCATCTTAGTAAGTATTTCAAGCAATAAACTAGAAGCAGCAATTAGAACTTTAAATGATAATAATATTTCAGGAACTATTTTATTGTTTAATGGAGTTTGGCAAAATAAATCTCAGATTGAAAACATTATGGGATGTAGAAAATACATTTTGGGATATCCAGTTGCTGGTGGAAAGATGGATTTGAAAAATGGAATATTGGATTGTGTTATATTTGATAGATTTATGCTGGAAAGAGAAGCTAAAACTAATGTGGAAAATTATAATAATATATTAAAGGTCTTTGAAAAATCAGCAATAAAAGCAGAATATCCATATGATATGTTGGAATGGATTTGGATACATATGGCTTTAAATGCTGGGGTAATATCCACAGCTGCTAAATATGGAAATATTAATGATCCTACTGGAGCTGCAAGAACACTTATGGAAAGTACAAAGGCTTTAAAAGAAACAATTTTATCTATTAGGGAAGCAATGAATATTATTAAAACAAGAGGGGTAAAACTCAAAAATTACAGGAATGAATTATTATCTTATTATATGCCATCAAATATTGCAGCTATCTTAATGAAAAAAATGTTTAAGACTAATGAACTTAGCAGAAAAATAATGGAACTTCATAGTAACAAGAATGATTTATTTTATGTTTGTAGTAATGTATATAATACTGGTAAGCAAAATAATGTTTCATCAGTTAATCTATATAATAATTATGAGATGTATATTAGCCATCTTTTAACGAATATTGATGCTTAG
- a CDS encoding MATE family efflux transporter, with amino-acid sequence MNNKLEKDFTTGSVSKRLMEATIPVLIAFIFSMAYNIVDSLWVGNLLGEKAMAALTVSMPPILLTTSIAMGATNGAAILLSKHIGAKDKDNQNKVISTSFIAAIIFSIIITVICEFSAKAILNLLNTPDGIFSMAKEYLILYMAGYVFLFMYLYFAAVLRSFGNTTMQMIPIIICTMLNIILDPIFINKIGFKGAAIATLLSQGIMMFIMIVYIIKRKLIVIDFKLFDKNTLKELTLKAIPSIIQQSIPAISTSFITYLVSAFGVMPLAAFGISGKLETILFYPAMALNMTITTCIGQCFGAKNIKKANEYLKSGILLGSGFLIILTIIVVLFSRSLAQMFGASTSVQNLVKVYFSTISVGYICNVITNSVLGAVNGFGKPMESMFLMIFYYIIVRMPMAKILSMSNLGLNGIWAAVLISHIAAAIAGICYFKILLKKDYMKLDMDSVTNY; translated from the coding sequence GTGAATAATAAATTAGAAAAAGATTTTACAACAGGTAGTGTAAGCAAAAGATTAATGGAAGCTACTATTCCAGTACTTATAGCATTTATATTTAGTATGGCATACAACATAGTTGACAGCCTTTGGGTTGGAAACTTACTTGGTGAAAAAGCAATGGCAGCGCTTACTGTATCAATGCCACCTATACTGCTAACAACTTCTATTGCAATGGGTGCTACTAATGGAGCAGCAATTTTGTTATCAAAACATATTGGAGCAAAGGATAAGGATAATCAAAATAAAGTAATTTCAACATCTTTTATAGCAGCAATTATTTTCAGCATAATTATAACTGTTATTTGTGAATTTAGTGCTAAAGCTATTTTAAATCTTTTAAATACACCAGATGGGATATTTTCTATGGCAAAAGAGTACCTTATTTTATATATGGCTGGGTATGTTTTTTTATTTATGTACTTATATTTTGCTGCTGTATTACGAAGTTTTGGAAATACAACTATGCAAATGATACCTATTATTATCTGTACAATGCTTAATATAATTTTAGATCCTATATTCATTAATAAAATTGGATTTAAGGGAGCAGCAATTGCAACCTTATTGTCTCAGGGAATAATGATGTTTATTATGATTGTATATATTATTAAAAGAAAATTAATTGTAATTGATTTTAAGTTGTTTGATAAAAATACTTTAAAGGAACTTACACTTAAAGCAATCCCATCTATTATTCAACAAAGTATTCCTGCAATAAGCACAAGTTTTATTACTTACTTAGTTAGTGCATTTGGGGTAATGCCTCTAGCTGCATTTGGTATTTCGGGAAAGCTGGAAACAATTTTATTTTATCCTGCTATGGCACTTAATATGACAATTACTACTTGTATTGGTCAATGCTTTGGTGCTAAGAATATAAAAAAAGCAAATGAGTATCTTAAATCTGGGATACTATTAGGTAGTGGATTTTTAATTATACTGACAATTATAGTAGTGCTTTTTTCAAGAAGCTTGGCACAAATGTTTGGAGCAAGCACAAGTGTTCAAAATTTAGTTAAAGTTTATTTTTCAACTATTTCAGTTGGATATATTTGTAATGTTATTACTAATTCTGTTCTCGGTGCAGTAAATGGTTTTGGAAAACCAATGGAATCAATGTTTTTAATGATTTTTTACTATATTATTGTTCGTATGCCTATGGCAAAGATATTATCTATGAGTAATTTGGGGTTAAATGGAATTTGGGCAGCTGTTTTGATAAGTCATATTGCAGCAGCCATAGCAGGGATTTGCTATTTTAAAATATTACTAAAAAAAGATTATATGAAATTAGATATGGACTCAGTGACTAATTATTAA
- a CDS encoding TetR/AcrR family transcriptional regulator, with translation MARISKAPEVRKQEILDTAMRLFYTKGYESTSMADIAKEMDVVPGLCYRYFKSKQELFEIAMDSYVEECGQKFLKVICDDKKTLIERMDDMAKLMLIEEDNSKYHDFYHKTGNEILHEQLTIKIAKYLIPSLCKEFKKLCEKGEIHIENVEIMTNFIMYGQIGVLSCKNASIEEKVKQIREFINSILEIK, from the coding sequence ATGGCACGAATTTCAAAGGCGCCTGAAGTTCGCAAACAGGAAATATTAGATACAGCAATGAGATTATTTTATACTAAAGGATATGAATCAACTTCTATGGCTGACATAGCAAAGGAAATGGATGTGGTACCAGGGTTATGCTATCGTTACTTTAAATCAAAACAAGAACTTTTTGAAATTGCAATGGATAGTTATGTTGAGGAATGTGGACAAAAATTTTTAAAAGTTATTTGTGATGATAAAAAAACATTAATAGAGCGTATGGATGATATGGCTAAATTAATGCTAATTGAAGAAGATAACAGCAAATATCATGATTTTTATCATAAGACTGGTAATGAAATATTGCATGAACAACTTACTATAAAAATTGCAAAATATTTAATCCCAAGTTTATGCAAAGAGTTTAAAAAGCTATGTGAAAAAGGGGAAATTCATATTGAAAATGTTGAAATAATGACTAATTTCATTATGTATGGACAAATAGGTGTTTTGTCATGTAAAAACGCTTCTATAGAAGAAAAAGTTAAACAAATTCGTGAATTTATAAATTCAATATTAGAAATAAAGTAA
- a CDS encoding transposase has translation MAQKRYYKDYKIQAVKLAKEIGINKVAKEIGVAPNTINGWVKVAKEGTLDLEAGTHTPDSALPITEELIALKKQVKEQNKEIKRLKEENEFLEEASAFFAASRRKSAKTHE, from the coding sequence ATGGCACAGAAACGTTATTATAAGGATTATAAAATTCAGGCAGTTAAGCTAGCCAAGGAAATTGGTATTAACAAAGTTGCTAAAGAAATAGGAGTTGCTCCAAACACGATAAATGGATGGGTAAAGGTCGCCAAAGAAGGAACACTTGATTTGGAAGCTGGTACACACACTCCTGATAGCGCTCTTCCCATCACAGAAGAGCTTATTGCCCTAAAAAAACAGGTTAAAGAGCAAAACAAGGAAATCAAACGTTTGAAGGAAGAAAATGAATTTCTTGAAGAAGCAAGCGCTTTTTTCGCCGCCAGCCGTCGGAAGTCAGCAAAAACTCACGAATGA
- the smpB gene encoding SsrA-binding protein SmpB has product MKKNSGNKTLAENRKARHDYFIEESMEAGIALVGTEVKSIRAGRANLKDSYAEVRNGEIFICNMHVSPYEKGNVFNRDPLRERRLLLHKNEISRLVGFTAQQGYTLIPLALYLKSGKVKVNLAVAKGKKNYDKRDAMLEKAAKRDIDRQMKQRFR; this is encoded by the coding sequence ATGAAAAAGAATAGTGGTAATAAAACTCTTGCTGAAAATAGGAAGGCAAGACATGATTATTTTATAGAAGAATCTATGGAAGCTGGAATAGCTTTAGTTGGTACAGAAGTTAAATCCATAAGAGCCGGCAGAGCAAACTTAAAGGACAGTTATGCAGAAGTTCGAAATGGAGAAATATTTATTTGTAATATGCATGTAAGCCCATATGAAAAGGGAAATGTATTTAATAGAGATCCCCTAAGGGAAAGAAGATTGCTTTTGCATAAGAATGAAATAAGTAGGTTAGTTGGCTTTACTGCACAGCAGGGATATACGCTTATTCCACTTGCATTATACTTAAAAAGTGGAAAGGTAAAAGTCAATTTAGCAGTAGCTAAAGGTAAAAAGAATTATGACAAGAGAGATGCAATGCTTGAGAAGGCAGCTAAGAGAGATATAGACAGGCAGATGAAACAAAGATTTAGATAA
- the secG gene encoding preprotein translocase subunit SecG, with protein sequence MRTFLIILQTIIAIAIIAVILVQPGKTNGLSGFISGGVNETFYSKNKSRTSEAMLIRTTAVLSIIFAVLCIVQNLIK encoded by the coding sequence TTGAGAACCTTTTTAATAATTCTGCAAACTATAATAGCTATTGCAATAATTGCAGTTATTTTAGTTCAACCTGGTAAAACAAATGGATTGAGTGGATTCATATCAGGTGGAGTTAATGAAACATTTTATTCTAAGAATAAATCGAGAACATCTGAAGCTATGCTTATTAGAACAACAGCTGTGCTTTCTATAATATTTGCAGTGCTTTGTATTGTTCAAAATTTAATAAAATAA
- a CDS encoding IS3 family transposase, protein MRFIAIKTDDGMTKGKISFYCKMLKVSRQGFHNYIANKDKPWKYEAFAEEMIKINSEDEYNDTYGRIRMHQALFLKNPENVHIPSERTVYRVMEEIGLSHKPKRKLNGITKADREARKSADLLKRDFKASEPLKKAVTDISEIKAKDGKLYVSAIFDCYDLAVLGLSMDTNIKAILCVNTLDNAFKAYPKLRGAIVHSDRGTQYTSNEYCNVINKYGIQQSMNSDGGRCHDNARCESMWARMKEELLYGRYNTKEMTVEELKILIWRYFISYWNNRRICSANGRLPPMVKRHRYYGSLNTAA, encoded by the coding sequence ATGAGATTTATAGCTATTAAGACTGATGATGGCATGACTAAGGGCAAAATATCATTTTATTGTAAGATGCTTAAAGTTAGCCGTCAAGGCTTTCATAATTACATTGCAAATAAAGATAAACCTTGGAAGTATGAGGCTTTCGCTGAAGAAATGATAAAAATCAATTCTGAAGATGAGTACAATGATACCTATGGAAGAATCCGTATGCATCAAGCCTTATTTCTAAAAAATCCTGAAAATGTCCATATCCCTAGTGAACGTACTGTTTATAGAGTTATGGAGGAAATTGGTCTTAGTCATAAACCTAAACGTAAGCTTAATGGTATAACCAAAGCTGACCGCGAAGCCAGAAAATCTGCTGATCTTCTTAAGCGTGATTTCAAAGCATCTGAGCCTCTTAAAAAGGCTGTAACAGACATATCAGAAATTAAAGCAAAGGATGGTAAACTTTATGTATCTGCAATTTTTGACTGCTATGATTTGGCAGTTCTTGGGCTTTCAATGGATACAAATATTAAAGCTATCTTGTGTGTAAATACTCTTGATAATGCTTTTAAAGCTTATCCTAAACTCAGGGGTGCCATTGTTCACTCTGATAGAGGTACACAGTACACCAGCAATGAATATTGCAATGTAATAAATAAATATGGCATACAGCAAAGTATGAACAGTGATGGTGGCAGATGCCATGACAATGCAAGGTGCGAAAGTATGTGGGCCAGAATGAAGGAAGAACTGCTTTATGGTCGCTACAACACTAAAGAAATGACTGTTGAAGAACTTAAGATTCTTATATGGCGATATTTCATCAGTTATTGGAATAACAGAAGGATTTGCTCTGCCAATGGTAGGTTACCGCCTATGGTTAAGAGACACAGATACTATGGATCTCTAAATACAGCTGCTTAA
- a CDS encoding DUF4489 domain-containing protein has protein sequence MNNCKNSNCDNLNYNLSKECSNQCSCSPEVGGAVMKCGSGATGPLPILDLAGASIINPYSVASVTIDTRRLKCPSVLINFTGLINVPAGVIPSITFRLIKTCNGSSQSVGGSYTFSSAFELIHSESFSFQFCDCGDCCGCTTYTVEISNATLAQAGTTVSGTVSAIAVENDCC, from the coding sequence ATGAATAACTGTAAAAATTCAAATTGTGATAATTTAAATTATAATTTATCAAAGGAATGCTCAAATCAATGTTCATGCTCTCCAGAAGTTGGAGGAGCTGTTATGAAATGTGGTTCTGGAGCTACTGGACCATTGCCAATTTTAGATTTGGCAGGAGCTAGCATAATAAATCCTTACTCAGTTGCTAGTGTTACAATAGATACAAGAAGATTAAAATGCCCAAGTGTATTAATTAATTTTACTGGACTTATAAATGTACCTGCAGGGGTAATACCCAGTATAACATTTAGGTTGATAAAAACATGTAATGGTTCTTCACAATCTGTTGGTGGAAGTTATACCTTCAGTAGTGCTTTTGAGCTTATTCATAGTGAATCTTTTTCATTCCAATTTTGTGACTGTGGAGACTGTTGTGGATGCACTACTTATACTGTAGAGATATCTAATGCCACATTGGCTCAAGCAGGAACTACTGTTAGTGGAACAGTTTCTGCTATAGCTGTAGAAAACGATTGTTGCTAA
- a CDS encoding LacI family DNA-binding transcriptional regulator: MTTRIRDLAKKTGLSITTISQILNNKGERFSDETKKIVFDTVKKMNYKPNYYAKNMIKNDTETIGMIVPEVTDPFFSLVVKGVEDYLEEKGYSLILCNSSHDPNREKKYIEKFIYRKVEGVIIASPNKISKETLGMLNEHNTPYLLLDRNLNENLGSKVLADEEAGVSKAISYLVKMGHRKIGILVSDNQYYNLNNRLEIYLKCMEQNNIHVPENWISQGILAFNGGYLAAKNLLENASVTAIFAENDQLAVGAYSAIYEKGLKIPDDISIIGFDDIDISKYLTPPLTTVSLPIYDIGKNAAVTLMNQIKNPDCEKKNVLLKTNFIIRKSVKEIDNVYK; the protein is encoded by the coding sequence ATGACTACTCGAATTAGGGACTTGGCAAAAAAAACAGGATTATCCATAACTACAATTTCACAAATACTAAATAATAAAGGTGAAAGATTTAGTGATGAAACAAAGAAAATAGTGTTTGATACTGTTAAAAAAATGAATTATAAGCCAAATTACTATGCAAAAAATATGATTAAAAATGATACTGAAACTATAGGTATGATTGTACCAGAAGTAACAGATCCATTTTTCTCATTAGTCGTCAAGGGCGTAGAAGATTATTTAGAAGAAAAAGGATATTCGCTAATATTATGCAATTCTTCTCATGATCCTAATAGAGAAAAAAAATATATTGAAAAGTTTATTTATAGAAAAGTTGAAGGAGTCATAATTGCAAGTCCTAATAAAATATCAAAAGAAACCTTAGGTATGTTAAACGAACACAATACACCATATCTTTTATTGGATAGGAATTTAAATGAAAACTTAGGAAGTAAGGTCTTAGCTGACGAGGAAGCTGGAGTTAGCAAGGCAATATCTTATCTTGTAAAAATGGGACATAGAAAAATAGGTATTTTGGTTTCAGATAATCAATATTATAATTTAAACAATAGATTAGAAATTTATCTTAAATGCATGGAACAAAATAATATTCACGTACCTGAAAATTGGATTAGCCAGGGAATTTTAGCTTTCAATGGTGGTTACTTAGCAGCTAAAAATCTTCTAGAAAATGCTTCAGTAACAGCTATTTTTGCTGAAAATGATCAACTTGCTGTTGGGGCCTATTCTGCTATTTATGAAAAAGGATTGAAGATTCCAGACGATATATCGATCATAGGATTTGACGACATAGATATATCCAAATACTTAACACCGCCATTAACTACAGTATCTCTTCCTATTTATGACATAGGCAAAAATGCAGCAGTTACTTTAATGAATCAAATAAAAAATCCTGATTGTGAAAAAAAGAATGTTTTATTAAAAACTAATTTTATTATAAGAAAGAGTGTAAAAGAAATTGACAACGTTTATAAATAG
- a CDS encoding TetR/AcrR family transcriptional regulator, whose translation MKKGEETKRLIIENSYKIFAQKGYKDVTMKDICEACKLSRGGLYRHYQSTYDIFQDVLMLTQKEDIDEFEEMMKNKISAVNILENFIDDFILQIQCKGASINNAIYEFCIVHKNEIGKRIFEKQFRRGIEVWTKLIQYGISLGKFKEVDAKAVAQMILFSTEGLKLSGEVLEISSEIAKNYKKQILNLLLKEI comes from the coding sequence ATGAAAAAAGGTGAAGAAACAAAAAGGTTAATTATAGAAAATTCATATAAGATTTTTGCACAGAAAGGTTATAAAGATGTAACTATGAAGGATATCTGTGAAGCGTGTAAACTTAGTCGAGGGGGTCTTTATAGACATTATCAAAGTACCTATGATATTTTTCAAGATGTATTAATGCTTACTCAAAAAGAAGATATAGATGAATTTGAAGAAATGATGAAAAATAAAATTTCTGCTGTTAACATTTTAGAGAATTTTATAGATGATTTTATTTTGCAAATCCAGTGCAAAGGGGCTTCTATTAATAATGCAATATATGAATTCTGTATTGTACATAAAAATGAAATAGGAAAAAGGATTTTTGAAAAACAATTTAGAAGAGGAATTGAAGTATGGACTAAACTAATACAGTATGGAATTTCTTTAGGTAAATTTAAAGAGGTTGATGCAAAAGCTGTAGCTCAGATGATTTTATTTTCAACAGAAGGATTAAAACTATCTGGAGAAGTTTTAGAAATATCATCTGAAATTGCGAAAAATTACAAGAAACAAATTTTAAATTTATTATTAAAGGAGATATAG
- a CDS encoding type II toxin-antitoxin system HicB family antitoxin: protein MVKDLDYYMGLKYKVELIPDEDGTYAVRIPKLRGCISCGDTVQEALEMIEDAKKCWLEAALEDGINIPEPGEVNSYSGEFRIRMPKSLHQDLAIEAEKEGISMNQYCIYLLSKEFGKNKRA from the coding sequence ATGGTTAAAGACTTGGATTACTACATGGGACTTAAATATAAAGTTGAATTAATTCCGGATGAAGACGGGACCTATGCTGTAAGAATACCAAAACTTAGGGGTTGTATAAGTTGTGGTGACACTGTACAAGAAGCTTTGGAAATGATAGAAGACGCTAAAAAATGCTGGTTAGAAGCAGCATTAGAAGATGGTATCAACATTCCTGAACCTGGTGAAGTAAATTCATATTCCGGAGAATTTAGAATAAGAATGCCAAAATCATTACATCAAGACTTAGCAATTGAAGCTGAAAAAGAAGGTATTAGCATGAACCAATATTGCATATACCTATTAAGTAAAGAATTTGGAAAAAATAAGAGGGCATAA
- the deoD gene encoding purine-nucleoside phosphorylase codes for MSEHIEAKKGEVAETIILPGDPLRAKYIAANFLKNAKQYNNVRGILGYTGEYNGKRISVQGTGMGIPSISIYVNELISYYGVKNLIRVGTMGGIRDDIKVRDVVLAQGSSTDSSVNRNVFGNNIDYSPLADFKLLSLANEIAEEEGKRVKVGNVFSADRFYDDEMDLKKLNQYGILGIEMETTALYTLAAKFNCRALSILTISNHILTGETTTPDERQKTFNDMIEIALKTGTSI; via the coding sequence ATGAGTGAACACATTGAAGCTAAAAAAGGAGAAGTTGCTGAAACAATTATATTACCTGGAGACCCACTTAGGGCAAAATATATTGCTGCAAACTTTTTAAAGAATGCTAAACAGTACAATAATGTTAGAGGTATACTTGGATATACTGGAGAATACAACGGGAAAAGAATTTCAGTTCAAGGTACAGGAATGGGCATTCCATCCATATCTATATACGTAAATGAATTAATTTCATACTATGGTGTTAAAAACTTAATTCGTGTTGGAACTATGGGTGGAATTCGTGATGATATTAAAGTTAGAGATGTTGTATTAGCACAAGGTTCATCTACAGATTCATCTGTAAATAGAAATGTATTTGGAAATAACATAGATTATTCACCACTTGCTGACTTTAAGTTATTAAGTTTGGCAAATGAAATTGCTGAAGAAGAAGGAAAGAGAGTTAAAGTTGGTAATGTATTTTCAGCAGATCGTTTTTACGATGATGAAATGGACTTAAAAAAATTAAATCAGTACGGTATTTTAGGAATTGAGATGGAAACTACAGCACTTTATACATTAGCTGCTAAATTTAATTGCAGGGCACTATCTATTTTAACAATCAGTAATCATATTTTAACTGGTGAAACAACTACTCCAGATGAACGTCAAAAAACTTTTAACGATATGATTGAGATAGCTTTAAAAACAGGCACTAGCATATAA
- the rnr gene encoding ribonuclease R produces MNIRETILDFMKEQAYKPMNIIELEKIFSIPKEERKEFSNVLKSMEKDGEIVKTRTDYYGIPDRMGLVVGKVQGHQKGFAFVIPEDEERPDIFIPSSYLNGAMNGDKVVAKINKQENNGKKCEGEIIRILDRANKTVIGTYEDSKNFGFVVPEEVRIYQDIFIPKHCKGSAKTGDIVVAEITTWPEKRRNPEGKILEVVGRKGEKGIDILTIIKKNNLPEKFPEKVEEYAQSISEEIPEEEYKRRKDLRDLTVVTIDGEDAKDLDDAVSLEKLPNGNYYLGVHIADVSNYVREKNPIDKEALKRGTSVYLIDRVIPMLPKKLSNGVCSLNPKVDRLTLSCFMEIDKTGKVLDHNITESIINSNERMTYTDVTKILRDHDEETIKRYDYLVDTFKLMEELCKILYKKRISRGAIDFDFEECKIILDEKGKPVEIKPYERAVANRIIEEFMLVCNETIAEHMFWNNTPFVYRIHEDPDDEKLMKFNEFVHNLGYIVKMNKEKVHPKSLQEVVEKVRGKSEEIVVNTLLLRSMKRARYSPECVGHFGLAARYYCHFTSPIRRYPDLMIHRIIKEFINGKLDQKRSSKLVPQVEYASKQSSEMERIAQDAEREVDDLKKAEYMSERIGQEFEGIISSVTNFGMFVELSNTVEGLVHMSTLEDDYYIYDEKHLSLIGERTKKIYRLGDKVKIRVSRVDMFAHEIYFDLLKENQENEDAD; encoded by the coding sequence TTGAATATAAGGGAAACAATATTAGACTTTATGAAAGAGCAAGCATATAAACCTATGAATATAATAGAACTTGAAAAAATATTCAGTATACCAAAAGAAGAGAGAAAAGAATTTTCTAATGTACTCAAGTCAATGGAAAAAGATGGTGAGATAGTTAAAACACGTACAGATTATTATGGAATACCCGATAGAATGGGGCTTGTAGTTGGAAAGGTTCAAGGTCATCAAAAGGGATTTGCTTTTGTAATACCAGAAGATGAGGAACGACCAGACATATTTATACCATCATCTTATTTAAATGGAGCAATGAACGGTGATAAAGTAGTAGCAAAAATAAATAAACAAGAGAATAATGGGAAAAAGTGTGAAGGCGAGATAATAAGAATACTTGACAGAGCAAATAAAACTGTAATAGGAACTTATGAAGATAGTAAAAATTTTGGATTTGTAGTTCCAGAGGAAGTTAGAATATATCAAGATATTTTTATACCTAAACATTGTAAAGGTAGTGCAAAAACTGGAGATATAGTAGTAGCAGAGATAACTACATGGCCAGAAAAAAGAAGAAATCCAGAAGGAAAAATATTAGAGGTAGTTGGTAGAAAAGGTGAAAAGGGAATAGATATATTAACCATAATAAAGAAAAATAATCTTCCCGAAAAATTTCCTGAAAAAGTTGAAGAATATGCACAGTCAATATCTGAAGAAATACCAGAAGAAGAATATAAGAGAAGAAAAGATTTAAGGGATTTGACTGTGGTCACTATAGATGGAGAAGATGCAAAAGACTTAGACGATGCAGTTTCATTAGAAAAACTTCCTAATGGCAATTACTATTTGGGAGTACATATTGCAGATGTATCAAATTATGTTAGAGAAAAAAATCCTATAGATAAGGAAGCATTAAAAAGGGGAACTTCAGTTTATCTTATAGACAGGGTAATACCAATGCTGCCTAAAAAGTTGTCAAATGGAGTATGCAGTTTGAATCCTAAAGTTGATAGGTTAACCTTAAGTTGTTTTATGGAAATAGATAAAACAGGTAAAGTTCTTGATCATAATATAACTGAAAGTATTATAAATAGTAATGAAAGAATGACTTACACCGATGTAACCAAAATACTCAGAGATCATGATGAAGAAACTATAAAAAGATATGATTATTTAGTAGATACTTTTAAGTTAATGGAAGAGCTTTGTAAAATACTTTATAAAAAGAGAATTTCAAGGGGAGCCATAGATTTTGACTTTGAAGAATGTAAGATAATTTTGGATGAAAAAGGCAAGCCAGTTGAAATCAAGCCTTATGAAAGGGCTGTAGCAAACAGGATAATAGAAGAATTTATGCTTGTATGTAATGAAACCATAGCAGAGCATATGTTTTGGAATAACACACCGTTTGTATACAGGATTCATGAGGACCCCGATGACGAAAAGCTCATGAAGTTTAATGAGTTCGTTCATAACCTTGGTTATATTGTAAAGATGAATAAGGAAAAAGTACATCCTAAATCACTTCAAGAAGTAGTTGAGAAAGTAAGAGGTAAATCAGAAGAAATAGTAGTAAACACTTTGCTTTTGCGTTCTATGAAGCGAGCAAGATATTCACCTGAATGTGTAGGTCACTTTGGATTGGCAGCAAGGTATTATTGCCACTTTACTTCTCCAATAAGAAGATATCCGGATCTTATGATCCACAGAATAATAAAGGAATTTATAAATGGTAAGCTGGATCAAAAGAGGTCAAGTAAACTTGTACCTCAAGTCGAGTATGCATCAAAGCAGTCTTCAGAAATGGAGAGAATTGCACAAGATGCAGAAAGGGAAGTTGATGATTTAAAGAAAGCTGAATACATGAGCGAAAGAATTGGTCAGGAATTTGAAGGTATAATATCATCTGTAACCAACTTTGGAATGTTTGTAGAACTTTCCAATACCGTAGAAGGACTTGTACACATGAGTACCCTAGAAGATGACTATTATATTTACGATGAAAAACATCTTAGTCTTATAGGTGAAAGAACTAAAAAGATATATAGACTTGGGGATAAAGTTAAGATTAGAGTTTCAAGAGTTGATATGTTTGCACATGAAATTTACTTTGACTTACTTAAGGAAAATCAAGAAAACGAAGATGCGGATTAG